The genomic stretch AATGGGAGGGGAAGAACCCTTTCGATTCATCAGCCAAGGGGAGACCGTGAGCAGAGGGGGAGACCCTCTGCTCACGGTCTCCCTTCATCGTCTTCGTCGATTTTTGCGTTAAGAAAAAAGGTTTTTTTTTATCTACAGGGAATACATGAAGGAAAACGCGGAGACAGGGGAAAGGCCTATGACCATCGACCTCCATCTGCATACAACAGTCTCCGACGGATTGCACAGCCCCATGGAAATCCTCGACATGGCTGTCCAAGCAGGATTGACCACGCTGTCGATCACCGATCACGAATCCATCGAGGGTTGCCTAGAGATCGCCGGCGCTGCAGATAAAAAGGGCATCCGCGTCATCCCCGGCGTAGAACTGCTCGTTACCTATGCAGGCAATGAAATCCACCTGCTCGGCTACGGCATGGACCTGACCGACGGTTCTTTCCTGCAGCGACTGGCCGAACTCCGCCAAGCACGCAATATCGTTGCGGAGCAGACGGTTCGAAACCTGCAAAAACTCGGCATCCCCCTTGCCTGGGAAGATGTAGTGTCCATCGCCCACCCACGGGGTGCCATCAGCAAAGGTCACATCATCCACGCCCTGCACCTGGGCGGCCTGTTGACCCACCCTGCTCAGGAATTTATCCGCCTCTATCTCTCCCGCGACGGGCTGGCTCATGTAGAATACAATTCTAACAGCTTTGACCAAGGCGTGGAGACGATAAAGTCTGCCGGCGGGGTACCTATTGTGGCCCACCCGGGCCTGATCCAGAGCCAGTCGCTACTGTCGGAATTGCTGCTTCGCCCTGATGTAGGGTTGGAGGTTTTTTACGGCTACTACGGTCCCAACCGAGAGCGGTGGATTGAGAATTACCGCCGCATCGCCCAGGAGAAAAACCTGGTCATGACCGGAGGGACCGATTACCACGGCCCCTTCGC from Heliomicrobium modesticaldum Ice1 encodes the following:
- a CDS encoding PHP domain-containing protein, giving the protein MTIDLHLHTTVSDGLHSPMEILDMAVQAGLTTLSITDHESIEGCLEIAGAADKKGIRVIPGVELLVTYAGNEIHLLGYGMDLTDGSFLQRLAELRQARNIVAEQTVRNLQKLGIPLAWEDVVSIAHPRGAISKGHIIHALHLGGLLTHPAQEFIRLYLSRDGLAHVEYNSNSFDQGVETIKSAGGVPIVAHPGLIQSQSLLSELLLRPDVGLEVFYGYYGPNRERWIENYRRIAQEKNLVMTGGTDYHGPFAPFKPGSVPIPDWVVPNLDRAIMMAKQSR